A section of the Hirschia baltica ATCC 49814 genome encodes:
- a CDS encoding TonB-dependent receptor: MKKTGLGVTKRSALNASKRTGMLLRGVSIFTLASGVWAGAAFAQDADAVEGGKSEDKVLETITVTGIRASLKSAQDLKQDADVFVDAITADDIGSLPDRSVSEALQRVPGVNVLRFAAADDPDHFAVEGSGVVVRGLPFVRSELNGRDVFGAGNSGGLGFEDVSPELLGSVQVFKNQSADMVEGGLAGTIDLRTRLPFDSAGRKVGFSADLTHSDLVGKISPTYSGLWSDRFETGAGEFGFLIGYANSSLESRSDATSIADVAPNLRDGNTFTPVQFDSLSNGQTLSDGAGNSYNFGEVEDGLYYIPRGVGIKSQLYDRGREALSLAGQWQNNSGTMVGSVQFLRSEADLTWSEKVLESNIDGGLAQNILPQDDDFVFESDRTFYSGLLSENVGWRGNDNNLPLDGSQHLATAREHTEKDVTTDLGVNLKYTPNDRWALNFDAQYVEADKDIKDVSVHGTFFSAFELDMSGEVPNITYRAPVGSGQSDAEYFADTDNYFIRSTMPHLEDSHAESIAFRGDAEYDFDGEGWLKSVRFGARYSDRDSSIQQSRYNWGNVSEIWTGSPLLLASDPTVSANMSPYSFNEFQRGSNQLGGVPFWSGPLAADYQGYLDVMNGVLSTHPGASATLLEDRGNVVSGREPFVPSEIVDVERKSTALYSRLDFGSEGLFGSNVSLDGNVGVRYVKMDRTVEGTLEVDDLATAIPTLAPDGSRDVTCSNMGGGALPGVCSLTDAEFAAVSAFFGPTAVATPQTVENSREYFLPSLNLKFEFGNGHLIRLGASKSIRDANLLDLSVGGRVTVGPDNGGEFGGVISSIGNPNLAPIESTQFDASYEWYFDETGSLTVSLFSKDLENRWVGEMRDGGSVTGGNRVPVTLVNNGVSIESIATTVSNAQETTNIKGFEIAYQQFYDMLPAPFDGFGIQANYTYIDAEDLDTLGEGAQQRGRFLIDAVGFERISEHQYNLVGLYEKGPVQARLAWNWRDDFLLTKRDVIYPFASIYQEATGQLDASFFYDINDNLKVGLQGVNLLDDVTETSSTINPNGLRGPRAFNRNDRRYSLVLRANF, translated from the coding sequence ATGAAAAAGACAGGTTTAGGTGTTACTAAAAGGTCGGCTTTAAATGCCTCGAAAAGAACTGGCATGCTGTTGCGTGGTGTGTCTATTTTTACCTTGGCAAGTGGAGTTTGGGCTGGGGCAGCTTTTGCGCAGGATGCAGATGCTGTTGAAGGCGGTAAGTCTGAGGATAAAGTTCTTGAGACGATAACTGTAACAGGTATTAGGGCGTCGCTTAAAAGTGCGCAGGACCTTAAACAAGACGCAGATGTGTTTGTTGATGCGATTACGGCCGACGATATAGGTTCATTGCCAGATCGCTCTGTTTCAGAAGCACTTCAACGAGTTCCTGGAGTGAATGTACTACGTTTTGCTGCTGCAGATGATCCTGACCATTTTGCTGTTGAGGGTAGCGGGGTTGTTGTTCGTGGTTTACCTTTTGTTCGTTCCGAATTGAACGGCAGAGATGTTTTTGGTGCTGGTAATTCTGGTGGTCTTGGTTTTGAAGATGTGTCACCGGAGCTGTTAGGTAGTGTTCAAGTATTTAAAAACCAATCCGCTGACATGGTTGAAGGAGGGCTTGCTGGCACGATTGATCTTCGAACCCGGTTGCCTTTTGATTCAGCAGGACGCAAAGTTGGGTTCTCAGCGGACCTTACGCATTCGGATCTTGTTGGTAAGATTTCTCCGACTTATTCTGGACTGTGGTCAGACAGATTTGAGACTGGAGCTGGGGAATTCGGTTTCTTAATCGGGTACGCAAATTCTAGTTTGGAATCTAGATCAGACGCTACATCAATTGCTGATGTCGCTCCAAATCTGAGGGATGGCAACACTTTCACGCCGGTCCAGTTTGATAGTCTTTCTAATGGCCAGACTTTGTCAGATGGTGCAGGTAATTCTTACAATTTTGGTGAAGTGGAGGATGGTCTCTATTACATCCCTAGAGGTGTCGGGATTAAATCTCAACTCTATGATCGTGGGCGTGAAGCTTTGTCACTAGCGGGCCAATGGCAAAATAATTCCGGAACAATGGTTGGTAGTGTGCAATTCCTGCGTTCGGAAGCCGATTTGACCTGGAGTGAAAAGGTTTTAGAATCTAACATTGATGGTGGTCTGGCGCAGAATATCTTGCCCCAAGATGATGATTTTGTATTTGAGTCAGACAGGACTTTCTATTCTGGTCTTTTATCTGAAAATGTTGGTTGGCGCGGTAATGATAACAATCTTCCTTTAGACGGAAGTCAGCACTTAGCAACAGCACGCGAGCATACTGAAAAAGATGTTACCACCGATTTGGGTGTAAACTTAAAGTACACACCCAACGACCGGTGGGCTTTGAACTTTGATGCTCAGTATGTAGAGGCAGATAAAGATATCAAAGATGTATCAGTTCACGGAACTTTCTTTTCTGCATTTGAACTTGATATGTCGGGCGAGGTGCCGAATATAACCTACCGCGCTCCTGTAGGTTCGGGCCAGTCTGATGCAGAATATTTCGCGGATACTGATAATTATTTCATTCGCTCTACAATGCCGCACTTAGAGGATAGTCACGCAGAATCTATCGCTTTTAGAGGTGATGCGGAATATGACTTTGATGGTGAAGGCTGGTTGAAATCTGTTCGTTTTGGTGCACGCTATAGCGATCGAGATTCTTCTATACAACAATCTCGATATAACTGGGGGAATGTATCAGAAATTTGGACAGGTAGTCCGCTTCTTTTGGCTTCAGACCCAACAGTTTCAGCAAATATGTCTCCATATTCGTTTAATGAATTTCAGCGTGGGTCAAACCAACTAGGTGGAGTTCCGTTCTGGAGTGGGCCATTAGCTGCAGATTATCAGGGTTATCTTGATGTGATGAATGGAGTTCTTTCAACACACCCAGGAGCGAGTGCAACACTTCTAGAAGATAGAGGAAATGTTGTGTCTGGACGTGAACCATTTGTCCCTTCAGAAATTGTAGACGTGGAAAGAAAATCGACTGCTTTGTACTCTCGATTGGATTTTGGTTCCGAGGGACTGTTTGGTTCTAATGTATCTCTCGATGGTAATGTTGGAGTCCGGTATGTCAAAATGGATCGAACCGTTGAGGGCACGTTGGAAGTTGATGATCTTGCCACTGCTATTCCAACCCTTGCGCCTGATGGTAGTAGAGATGTGACCTGTAGCAACATGGGAGGGGGGGCTCTGCCTGGTGTTTGTAGTCTAACTGATGCAGAATTTGCGGCGGTTTCTGCCTTTTTTGGTCCTACAGCTGTAGCTACACCTCAAACAGTTGAAAACTCACGTGAATATTTCTTGCCAAGTTTAAACTTGAAGTTTGAATTTGGGAATGGCCATCTCATTCGCTTGGGAGCTTCCAAAAGTATTCGGGATGCCAACCTCTTAGATTTGAGTGTGGGTGGGCGTGTAACTGTCGGGCCTGACAATGGTGGAGAATTCGGTGGTGTTATCTCATCAATCGGTAACCCGAACCTTGCACCAATCGAGTCTACCCAGTTTGACGCTTCTTATGAGTGGTATTTTGATGAAACGGGTTCTCTAACAGTTTCACTTTTCTCTAAAGATCTTGAAAACAGATGGGTAGGAGAAATGAGAGACGGTGGGTCTGTAACTGGAGGCAACCGTGTGCCTGTTACACTAGTGAATAACGGTGTTTCAATAGAGTCAATTGCGACCACAGTTTCAAATGCGCAAGAAACAACGAACATTAAAGGTTTTGAAATAGCATATCAGCAGTTTTATGACATGCTTCCAGCTCCTTTTGATGGCTTCGGTATTCAAGCGAACTATACTTATATAGACGCTGAGGATTTAGATACCTTGGGTGAGGGTGCGCAGCAACGAGGTCGTTTCCTCATCGATGCGGTTGGGTTTGAACGTATTTCAGAGCATCAATATAATCTTGTTGGGCTTTATGAAAAAGGACCAGTTCAAGCTCGTTTGGCTTGGAATTGGCGTGATGACTTCTTGTTGACAAAAAGAGATGTGATTTATCCGTTTGCTTCAATCTACCAAGAAGCAACTGGCCAGCTCGATGCCTCATTTTTCTACGACATCAATGACAACTTAAAAGTCGGCCTTCAAGGGGTGAACTTGTTGGATGATGTTACAGAAACAAGTTCGACAATCAATCCAAATGGGTTGAGAGGGCCGCGTGCTTTTAACCGAAACGATCGAAGGTACTCGTTGGTTCTTAGAGCTAACTTCTAG
- a CDS encoding glycoside hydrolase family 9 protein, with translation MKFHIFVAGSVAFIAALTLPNAVAAPIKSTDNCPNEKIEIFLNQVGYETPSNKSAVVSSKSTSPLKWTLKDGSGESTLSGETIVLGLDKLSGLHTHRISFSSLKTEGKDYTLETCGETSEVFKIASNPFNSLSEEALRFFYQMRSGTPILEAYTSTPEYSRPAGHPSSNLTCFNGLDRTKKNWDGCDYSLDVTGGWYDAGDYGKYVVNGGISLWTLQNAYERMSILGGANNLGWSASRVPLPEEHKGWSPLLSETRWEMEFLLKMQLPEGYQTQAPLGLQNVAKGKKLEISQIDGGGLAHHKVHEDQWLGLPISPNDSNEQRYLYPVSTAATLNLAATASQCARIWKKIDAAFSNKCLNAAKKAYTAAKAYPDIYAYDLFDGGGPYADSDLSDEFAWAAFELFSTTGNTEYIQELKDTPGRDWLSRYKNEKLNGLYWASTDILPLLTILISVEHFGLNDRKTASEAILKIADSYLFESNNNSFLIPVSHSEFDWGSNGALLNKAMILAYAGEITENSKYRNAVIDIMNYLLGNNPLSQSYIAGFGSNPAKNMHHRFWAAAADDQYPYTAPGSVSGGPNVNSAIDEVAQELLKSCKQAPITCWVDDIKAYSLNEVAINWNAPLVWVTSYLETSRGYASTN, from the coding sequence TTGAAATTTCATATTTTTGTAGCAGGATCAGTTGCTTTTATTGCAGCCTTAACATTGCCAAATGCAGTTGCGGCCCCAATCAAAAGTACCGACAATTGCCCAAACGAAAAGATAGAAATATTTTTGAATCAAGTGGGATATGAAACACCCTCAAACAAAAGCGCCGTAGTATCTTCAAAATCTACTTCCCCCCTCAAATGGACTCTAAAAGATGGCTCAGGAGAAAGCACTCTTTCAGGTGAAACAATTGTTTTGGGTTTGGATAAATTATCAGGGCTTCATACTCATAGAATTTCTTTTAGCTCCCTAAAAACCGAAGGAAAAGACTACACTTTGGAAACTTGTGGAGAAACAAGTGAAGTATTTAAAATTGCTTCTAATCCTTTCAACTCCCTCTCCGAAGAAGCACTTCGTTTTTTCTACCAAATGCGGTCTGGCACCCCGATATTAGAAGCATACACATCAACCCCTGAATATTCTCGTCCAGCTGGCCACCCCTCAAGCAATTTGACTTGCTTTAATGGATTAGACCGCACAAAAAAGAACTGGGATGGTTGCGACTACAGTCTTGACGTGACTGGAGGCTGGTATGATGCGGGAGATTACGGAAAGTATGTTGTAAATGGAGGTATTTCGCTTTGGACCCTCCAGAATGCATACGAACGAATGAGTATTTTAGGCGGTGCGAACAATCTTGGATGGAGCGCATCTCGTGTCCCTCTCCCTGAAGAACATAAAGGCTGGAGCCCCCTCCTCTCTGAAACACGCTGGGAAATGGAATTTCTTCTAAAGATGCAACTCCCTGAAGGGTATCAAACGCAGGCCCCACTCGGCCTCCAAAACGTCGCCAAGGGTAAAAAACTGGAGATCTCACAAATAGATGGCGGCGGTCTAGCGCACCACAAGGTGCATGAGGACCAATGGCTAGGCCTCCCTATATCTCCAAACGATTCCAACGAACAACGCTATTTGTATCCTGTATCAACTGCTGCAACTTTGAACCTTGCTGCGACGGCCTCCCAATGCGCTCGCATATGGAAAAAAATTGATGCTGCTTTTTCCAATAAATGCTTAAATGCAGCAAAAAAAGCATACACTGCCGCAAAAGCATATCCAGACATTTACGCGTACGATCTCTTTGATGGCGGTGGTCCATATGCCGATTCAGACCTCTCCGATGAATTCGCGTGGGCAGCATTTGAACTTTTTTCAACAACAGGAAACACGGAGTATATCCAAGAACTCAAAGACACCCCAGGGCGCGACTGGCTTTCTCGTTACAAGAATGAAAAATTAAATGGACTGTATTGGGCCAGCACTGATATTCTTCCATTGCTCACAATATTGATTTCAGTTGAACACTTTGGATTAAATGACCGAAAGACAGCTTCTGAGGCAATATTGAAAATTGCCGATTCGTATCTTTTCGAATCAAATAATAACAGCTTCCTAATCCCTGTTTCCCATTCAGAATTTGATTGGGGATCCAATGGTGCTTTACTCAATAAAGCAATGATACTGGCCTATGCCGGCGAAATTACTGAGAATTCCAAGTATAGAAACGCAGTAATTGATATCATGAATTATCTATTGGGGAATAATCCATTATCTCAATCATATATCGCTGGATTTGGCTCCAATCCAGCCAAGAATATGCACCACAGATTTTGGGCTGCCGCAGCTGACGACCAATACCCGTACACTGCACCAGGATCCGTATCCGGCGGCCCAAATGTAAACTCTGCTATTGATGAGGTTGCACAAGAACTTCTCAAGTCCTGCAAGCAAGCTCCAATAACATGTTGGGTAGATGATATCAAAGCATACTCCCTCAATGAGGTCGCAATAAATTGGAACGCGCCATTGGTATGGGTGACCAGTTATTTGGAAACTTCACGTGGATACGCATCCACAAACTAA